From one Caldichromatium japonicum genomic stretch:
- the ruvA gene encoding Holliday junction branch migration protein RuvA: MIGRLRGQILAKHPPQLLIDVGGVGYELEAPMSTFYELPAVGETVTLITHLMVREDAWMLYGFLHERERALFRALLKVTGVGARMALAILSGMDTARFVQCVEQEDIAALIRLPGIGKKTAERLVLELRDRLDGLASPAAVLADAQVSALRHAEGGDNPALVDAISALIALGFRPADAQRMARASAADGKTTEDIIRSALRAIHPPG; encoded by the coding sequence ATGATCGGGCGGTTGCGCGGGCAGATCCTCGCCAAACACCCACCGCAGCTTCTGATCGATGTCGGCGGGGTGGGCTATGAGCTCGAGGCGCCCATGTCCACCTTTTACGAACTGCCTGCCGTCGGTGAGACCGTGACCCTTATCACCCACCTCATGGTTCGCGAAGACGCCTGGATGCTCTATGGCTTTCTCCATGAACGGGAGCGGGCCTTGTTTCGCGCCCTCCTCAAGGTCACGGGGGTCGGGGCGCGCATGGCGCTGGCGATCCTCTCGGGGATGGACACAGCGCGCTTCGTCCAGTGTGTTGAACAAGAGGACATCGCCGCCCTCATCAGGCTGCCGGGGATCGGCAAAAAGACCGCCGAGCGTCTGGTCCTTGAGTTGCGCGATCGGCTGGATGGCCTGGCGAGTCCGGCGGCGGTGTTGGCCGACGCCCAGGTATCCGCGTTGAGGCATGCAGAGGGCGGCGACAACCCGGCGCTGGTCGATGCCATCAGCGCCCTGATCGCCCTGGGGTTTCGCCCAGCGGATGCCCAGCGGATGGCGCGCGCCTCTGCTGCTGACGGCAAGACTACCGAAGACATCATCCGCAGCGCCTTGCGCGCCATCCATCCGCCCGGCTAA
- the ruvC gene encoding crossover junction endodeoxyribonuclease RuvC: MPEPRVLRHRILGIDPGSRNTGFGIIDSDGLKSIHVASGCIRVGDHPWPERLGLIFDRVLALVAEYRPHEMAVEQLIFARDPKAALKIGQARGAVLCAGLKGGVIVHEYSPKSIKLAVVGSGNAEKPQVQHMVRVLLQLDVEPSEDEADALAIALCHAHSMGIPARKRAAASWRDWRLG; this comes from the coding sequence ATGCCTGAGCCTCGGGTCCTGCGCCACCGCATCCTGGGGATCGACCCGGGGTCGCGTAATACGGGCTTTGGGATCATCGACAGCGATGGGCTCAAGAGTATCCATGTCGCCAGCGGCTGTATTCGGGTCGGCGATCATCCCTGGCCCGAGCGTCTAGGCCTGATCTTCGACCGGGTCCTCGCCCTGGTCGCCGAATACCGTCCGCATGAGATGGCCGTCGAGCAGTTGATCTTCGCCCGCGATCCCAAGGCGGCGCTCAAGATCGGTCAGGCGCGTGGGGCAGTGTTGTGCGCCGGACTCAAGGGTGGGGTGATCGTGCATGAATACAGCCCCAAGTCAATCAAGCTCGCGGTGGTCGGCTCAGGAAACGCCGAAAAACCCCAGGTTCAGCACATGGTTCGGGTGTTGTTGCAGCTCGATGTCGAGCCAAGCGAGGATGAGGCTGACGCCCTAGCGATCGCGCTGTGTCACGCCCATTCGATGGGCATCCCCGCCCGCAAGCGGGCTGCCGCTTCCTGGCGCGATTGGAGGCTCGGATGA
- a CDS encoding YebC/PmpR family DNA-binding transcriptional regulator, which produces MAGHSKWANIKHRKAAQDQKRGKIWTKLIREITVAARTGGGDPSANPRLRLAMDKAFDANMPRDTIERAIKRGSGGMEGEDYEEIRYEGYGPGGVAIMVDCMTDNRNRTASEVRHAFTKYGGNLGTAGSVSYLFTKQGTISFQPGVDEEKVMEVAIEAGAEDVVVNDDGSIDVITTPEGFSAVKEALTQAGFDTQMAEISFNAATQVELDAETAERLLKLIDVLEDLDDVQDVYHNADVSDEIMAVLDA; this is translated from the coding sequence ATGGCTGGTCATAGTAAATGGGCCAACATCAAGCATCGCAAGGCCGCGCAGGATCAAAAGCGCGGCAAGATCTGGACCAAACTGATCCGCGAGATCACGGTCGCGGCGCGTACCGGCGGCGGCGATCCCTCGGCCAATCCCCGGCTGCGGCTGGCGATGGACAAGGCGTTCGATGCCAACATGCCACGCGATACCATCGAGCGCGCCATCAAGCGCGGCTCGGGCGGTATGGAGGGCGAAGACTACGAAGAGATCCGCTATGAGGGCTATGGACCCGGGGGGGTCGCGATCATGGTCGATTGTATGACCGACAATCGCAACCGCACTGCCTCTGAGGTCCGGCATGCCTTCACCAAATACGGCGGCAATCTGGGGACCGCAGGTTCGGTGAGCTATCTCTTCACCAAGCAGGGCACCATCAGTTTTCAGCCCGGGGTCGACGAAGAGAAGGTGATGGAGGTCGCGATCGAGGCCGGCGCCGAGGATGTGGTGGTCAATGACGATGGCTCGATCGATGTGATCACCACACCCGAGGGTTTCAGTGCGGTCAAGGAGGCGCTCACTCAGGCCGGCTTTGATACCCAGATGGCCGAGATCAGCTTTAATGCCGCAACCCAGGTCGAGCTCGATGCCGAGACCGCCGAGCGGTTGCTGAAGCTGATCGATGTCTTGGAAGACCTAGACGACGTCCAGGACGTCTATCACAACGCCGACGTCTCAGACGAGATCATGGCTGTGCTCGATGCCTGA
- a CDS encoding LOG family protein, whose amino-acid sequence MYVTPETGDGWITQVVARDAEGFVIDARFVLKPDFRALIGGRVQDLVFAARSRLARLGINILPLDEPQLNGESADLRLKIIAAIASFGIEGHLERIVIPGLRVGRLVFCPEDNRLDSCAIHQLVQNNGLQLPAGFSLAGNGYLILRPQQRIYRFIKPLTPAEVTAIATHADGKDLLNRLQVRVDVEHIELPPRDGLVTACSMFLHRHYVVLRNLDESLGVHLQATVLDPVSTRGTNVYLEFINRTDQLIINPSVAATVHEAIHSEPRPLYWHGRAQLEPGEAEAIAGCRSLAAIFDRLESGPVRDRYSHRMAAVTRDPAALLQGADPDLLWTHPQAPLDPQAGPDLASRSLAGGLRPTHPECGTQILSELPAGARATLLLGYFPNLIEHTQICAAALQHKIQRIIFRRASFEHGQFLSARDHGRLADYEALGLEVFWCNEARGHVVRHVFRGLRAYFTTPDKVERFCSCLIFAIYGSTKPLADPAVEQVERLLVNLRALFGSDISILTGGGPGAMQQVTDIAHRLGFLVGSSFIETVDQRPNETAEFYQTFQARSRQARQRWFEIASFHLFLVGGVGTLEEIGLTLTDMKLGVIEPGPLVFFDSSGGEFYWEGLRQQLATMKREGRAPAWLIDQILMTSDPEAVPRFYKQALRLG is encoded by the coding sequence ATGTATGTCACACCCGAGACCGGCGACGGTTGGATCACCCAGGTCGTCGCCCGCGATGCCGAGGGTTTTGTCATCGACGCGCGCTTTGTGCTCAAGCCGGACTTTCGCGCCCTGATCGGCGGGCGAGTGCAGGATCTGGTATTCGCGGCGCGCAGCCGGCTGGCGCGGTTGGGGATCAACATCCTGCCGCTCGATGAGCCCCAGCTCAATGGTGAGTCCGCCGATCTGAGGCTCAAGATCATTGCGGCCATCGCCTCATTCGGCATCGAGGGCCATCTGGAGCGGATCGTGATCCCAGGGCTGCGGGTCGGGCGTCTGGTCTTTTGCCCTGAGGATAACCGGCTGGATTCATGTGCCATCCATCAGCTCGTCCAAAACAACGGTCTCCAGTTGCCGGCGGGGTTTTCGCTGGCGGGCAATGGCTATCTGATCCTGCGCCCGCAACAGCGCATCTATCGCTTCATCAAGCCACTGACCCCTGCGGAGGTAACGGCGATCGCCACCCATGCCGACGGCAAGGATCTGCTCAATCGGCTGCAGGTGCGGGTCGATGTCGAGCACATCGAGCTGCCGCCTCGCGATGGCCTGGTAACGGCCTGTTCGATGTTTTTGCATCGTCACTATGTCGTGCTGCGCAATCTTGATGAATCCTTGGGGGTACATCTCCAGGCCACAGTGCTCGATCCGGTCTCAACCCGCGGGACCAATGTGTATCTGGAGTTCATCAATCGCACCGATCAGCTCATCATCAACCCCAGCGTCGCTGCCACGGTGCATGAGGCCATCCACAGCGAACCCCGACCGCTGTATTGGCATGGCCGAGCCCAGCTCGAGCCGGGCGAGGCGGAGGCCATTGCTGGTTGCCGCAGCCTGGCAGCGATCTTCGACCGTTTGGAATCCGGGCCGGTGCGCGATCGTTATTCGCATCGTATGGCGGCAGTGACCCGCGATCCGGCGGCCCTATTGCAAGGCGCTGATCCTGATCTGCTCTGGACCCATCCCCAGGCGCCGCTCGATCCCCAGGCCGGTCCAGATCTGGCCTCACGCTCATTGGCCGGGGGTCTGCGCCCTACCCATCCCGAATGCGGTACCCAGATCCTCAGCGAACTCCCCGCTGGGGCGCGTGCAACCCTGCTCTTGGGTTATTTCCCGAACCTGATCGAGCATACCCAGATCTGCGCGGCGGCCCTGCAGCATAAGATCCAACGCATCATCTTCCGCCGGGCGTCGTTCGAGCATGGCCAGTTCCTGTCGGCGCGCGATCATGGGCGGTTGGCCGACTATGAGGCGCTAGGGCTCGAGGTCTTTTGGTGCAACGAGGCACGCGGTCATGTGGTGCGCCATGTCTTTCGCGGGCTACGCGCCTATTTCACGACGCCGGACAAGGTCGAGCGCTTCTGCTCTTGCCTGATCTTTGCCATCTATGGCTCGACCAAGCCGCTCGCCGACCCTGCGGTCGAGCAGGTCGAACGCCTGCTCGTCAATCTGCGCGCGCTCTTCGGCAGCGATATCAGCATCCTCACCGGCGGCGGCCCGGGCGCCATGCAGCAGGTCACCGATATCGCGCATCGCCTGGGCTTTTTGGTCGGCTCGAGCTTCATCGAGACGGTGGACCAGAGGCCCAATGAGACCGCCGAGTTCTATCAGACCTTTCAGGCGCGCAGCCGCCAGGCGCGTCAACGCTGGTTCGAGATCGCGAGCTTCCATCTCTTTTTGGTCGGCGGGGTCGGGACGCTCGAAGAGATCGGGCTGACCCTGACCGACATGAAGCTCGGGGTGATCGAGCCTGGTCCCCTGGTCTTTTTCGACAGCTCCGGAGGCGAGTTCTACTGGGAGGGGCTGCGGCAGCAGCTCGCGACCATGAAGCGCGAGGGACGCGCACCTGCCTGGCTGATCGATCAGATCCTGATGACCAGCGATCCCGAGGCCGTGCCGCGTTTCTACAAGCAGGCGCTGCGGCTCGGCTGA